GGTCTGTCGGCCTCTTTCTGTTACCTGGCAAGGGGCAGCAGCTTTGGCCGCGACAACGCAGAAACACCGGTAAGCGGCTGCTTGTTTTGCTTTCAAGTGTACCATCGGGCTCGTGATTCCAAACCGGCCTTTCCATCAGCAGCCCGACGAAACCGTTATCTTGACGCTGACTTTTCCCACCCCCCCATCTGAATACGTGTTAAGCGTTGTGTTATGTAATAATCGATGTGTGGGCTTTAAgacaatccttttttttttttttttttttttttagtaaaagtGTCTTATCGGGCCGGCTGTAGTCACGTTTAGGTCGACTTTGTTTCGGATGGCTTTAATTGGCTCGCGACGACTTTGATAGAGAAAGGACAAAGGGAGcgccctaaaatggccgctcgTCCTTCCCCGAACAATTGGCGCCTCGCGGACGGCGACAGCTGCCCACCTGGGCCGGATGGCTTTTCGGATGTCATCATTTGCTCCGAAATGGCAAATGACGACGTGGTCTCAATGTGGGACACGTGTGTCGTCCGGCCTGTTAGCATCATGCTAACGCCAGCTAGCAGCAGCCAAAGAGAACTCGAGCGATGAAGCTGCAAAATTCGAGGAGCGTAAACGACGTGTTTGACTTTTGATCGACCGATTCACTCACTAAGCACCTTCAATGTTGAATGGCCAGgcctattgtttgttttttttaattcattttttaatttttttagaaacTACAACAATGGGGAAGGAAAAGACGCACATTAACATCGTGGTCATCGGCCATGTCGACTCCGGCAAGTCCACTTCCACCGGCCACTTGATCTACAAGTGCGGCGGCATCGACAAGAGAACCATCGAGAAGTTCGAGAAGGAGGCGGCTGAGGTAAgccagcgtttttttttttttatattataaatacaCTGCAGGCGTTTCAAAATGGCGGCGCCAGCGTGCTCTTTTGCTGAGCTGTCGGCAAAAGGGCGTGTCCGGGTCTACGCATGCGCAGTCTGGGCGGAGCGAGCCCAGAATGACTGCAAGATGTTGAAACAACATTGGGACTACTCTGAATCatttaaattgtcattttaaagttACAAACCGAATATGCAGCTTGTGATTAGATaactaaagttttttttgtgtgtgtcagatgGGCAAGGGCTCCTTCAAGTACGCGTGGGTGCTGGACAAGCTGAAGGCCGAGCGGGAGCGCGGCATCACCATCGACATCGCTCTGTGGAAGTTCGAGACCAGCAAGTACTACGTGACCATCATCGATGCCCCCGGGCACAGGGACTTCATCAAGAACATGATCACGGGCACATCACaggtcaaattaaaaaaaaaaaaaaaaaaaaacaaagcaaacaagtCTTCGTCGCAGTAGAATAACCGATCTTTAAAAATTGCAGGCCGACTGCGCCGTGCTGATCGTTGCCGCGGGCGTGGGCGAGTTCGAGGCCGGTATCTCCAAAAACGGACAGACCCGCGAGCACGCCCTGCTGGCCTTCACCTTGGGCGTCAAGCAGCTCATAGTCGGCGTCAACAAGATGGACTCGACCGAGCCCCCTTACAGCCAGAAGCGTTTTGAGGAAATCACCAAGGAAGTCAGCACCTACATCAAGAAGATCGGGTACAACCCCGCCACCGTCGCCTTTGTACCCATCTCCGGGTGGCACGGGGACAATATGCTGGAGACCAGTGACAAGGTGAGTGGCCGTCGCCCACCCGCGGGCACGCGTGCGCTCCCCAGTGTGCCGTTTGACATTTGCGGCTTCCCGTAGATGAGCTGGTTCAAGGGCTGGAAGGTCGAGCGGAAGGAGGGCAATGGCAGCGGTACCACCCTGCTGGAGGCTCTGGATGCCATCCTGCCCCCCTCACGTCCCACCGACAAGCCCCTCCGTCTGCCCCTGCAGGATGTCTACAAAATTGGAGGTACGGAAGAGTTTTAGCTGTAGAACTTAGACATTTTGAATCGACGGGCAGCGGCTAATTGGCCATCCGCTCAGGTATCGGAACGGTGCCGGTCGGCCGCGTGGAGACCGGCATCCTGAAGCCCGGCATGGTCGTCACCTTCGCCCCCACCAACCTGACCACTGAGGTCAAGTCTGTGGAGATGCACCACGAGTCTCTGCCCGAGGCCGCCCCCGGCGATAACGTGGGCTTCAATGTCAAGAACGTGTCCGTCAAGGAGATCCGCCGCGGTTACGTCGCCGGCGACAGCAAGAACGACCCGCCCAAGGGTGCCGATAACTTCAATGCTCAGGTGAGCGCATTCCTGCTCGCGGTTGGACTTTGTGGCGAGGCGGCAGCTTctaagttgtatttatttacttttttgtttgtttggtaagGTCATCATCCTGAACCACCCGGGCCAGATCAACGAAGGCTACGCCCCCGTGCTGGACTGCCACACGGCCCACATCGCCTGCAAGTTCAAGGAGCTCATCGAGAAGATCGACCGTCGTTCCGGCAAGAAGCTCGAGGACAACCCCAAGTTCGTCAAGTCCGGAGACGCCGCCATCGTCAAGATG
This window of the Phyllopteryx taeniolatus isolate TA_2022b chromosome 21, UOR_Ptae_1.2, whole genome shotgun sequence genome carries:
- the LOC133471128 gene encoding elongation factor 1-alpha, with protein sequence MGKEKTHINIVVIGHVDSGKSTSTGHLIYKCGGIDKRTIEKFEKEAAEMGKGSFKYAWVLDKLKAERERGITIDIALWKFETSKYYVTIIDAPGHRDFIKNMITGTSQADCAVLIVAAGVGEFEAGISKNGQTREHALLAFTLGVKQLIVGVNKMDSTEPPYSQKRFEEITKEVSTYIKKIGYNPATVAFVPISGWHGDNMLETSDKMSWFKGWKVERKEGNGSGTTLLEALDAILPPSRPTDKPLRLPLQDVYKIGGIGTVPVGRVETGILKPGMVVTFAPTNLTTEVKSVEMHHESLPEAAPGDNVGFNVKNVSVKEIRRGYVAGDSKNDPPKGADNFNAQVIILNHPGQINEGYAPVLDCHTAHIACKFKELIEKIDRRSGKKLEDNPKFVKSGDAAIVKMIPQKPMVVEPFASYPPLGRFAVRDMRQTVAVGVIKAVETKEVSGKTTKAAEKAQKKK